Below is a window of Osmia bicornis bicornis chromosome 8, iOsmBic2.1, whole genome shotgun sequence DNA.
TACGTCTTGCTCATGATGCCGCCGACTGGTGGCGGTGGAGGTGGTGGCTGTTGCTTCCTCGTGCAATTTCTGGGCCTGCAAAGCCGACCGTATAAACGGCGGAAGCTCCTCGAGAGAACATCTCCGACGGTGCTCAAATAGACCAGCATCAGAGGAATCCCGGCCAGAGCGTAAACTATCGTGATCAATCTACCCCAGACCGTGCGAGGTGCCACGCTGCCATATCCTGGAAACGCCAATCGAATACTATTGCCGCGTCAGCTGATAAACCGAGTGGTCAGGATACCCATTAATCTAATGGGTGTGTTTTCAGGCAATCTGGTTTGTGCTTGAACGGATGTAGATTGAAAATCTCAAAGTTACATAGGAACTAAAGCAACTGCCGACAGTGGAGCTTACCGATAGTGGTGATCAGCGTCAACGAATACAACAAACTACCGCTGAATGTCCACCTACGATGCGGTCTCCTGTCCATCGAATGATCCCTGGATCGAGAGGATGTCCCAACCGGCTCGTATTGCGAAGAAGTTCTCCTGAGACCGCGGGCCAAGTTTTCCTGGAACTCGAACACCTCCCTCGCCGCCAGTCGGGTCCAGTTCTCTTTGTATAACACGTTCAAGTCCTCCGTGATGCTCCAGAGTCTTTCAACGGTACGTGCCCTGAGCTCCATGGCCGCGGTGTCGTCGTCGAGACTCGGCACCACGTAAGAGCCCTCGGACTTTGAGCCAGGAACGAGTAAGTCGTTTGTTGAATCCTGCAACGGTTTCTTTGCATATTAATTCAAGGTATTTTTTTAAACCGTTTACATAAGCCACGTCCTGTACTTACCGACTTGAGACCACCTTCCAGGGCCATGAACGCGAACGCGCCGAGCAACGTGTACCCCAGCACGAGGACGCAGACCCCAAGGCTGGCCAGCAAGCCTGGCGTCTTAGTGGAGGTGGCGgtgctgcagctgcagcagcaaCACAACAATTCCGCCCCTCTGACCGACGCGCTTATCCTCAGAGTATCGGTGTTCGTATTCGCGTTCCTTCCTGGACAGCATCTCGGCGCCCTCTGATAGTAGTCGCCGGTCCCCTGCATCGTTTTGCCGTCTGGGTTAACCAGCCGCTACCGCCAGCGTCGTCGCCGCAGCTGCAGTTGCAGGTGCAGCGACCGACGCCGCAGCTGCAGCCGCAACCGATCGCCTCCTATCGTTCTACTATCCTCCCTCGAGCCTCGTCCATCTGGTACGCTGGCAAGCCTGTCGCACAGATTAGTCGCGATCCCATTAGACGTCAGAAACCCTTCGTCTCTCCGCTTAATGGGCCTAATTGCTCCTTAACGGCAATTAAGCCCTTCCGAGATGCTCGCTGGATACCACCGTATCTTAGCCGGTGCTGATGAGTGCGCTCCGGTTACGCGTCGCTCAAGACGCGTCTCTCAGCTAATTCAGCAACGATTGGACGTGCGAATCTGAGGACTAACTACCGAAAGGTCTGCTTAGGATAGTTAGAGGTAATTATTAGATTATTAAATGCACGATTCTTTTAAATGGACAGTCCATGAAAagtatcttttataattttttaggAATTGAGATGGATCTAAGGATTCAAAGCGGAATTTGGAGACTGCGGATGGAATTGGACTGTCGGCGATGGTGAGTCCTTTGAACAATTGCAtgcattttatttaatatattaccGACAGATTGAAAGAATAAGGAATATCATTGAGCTCTTATTTGAAGCTCACCGAATTATTCTTAgattttattgtatataacATTTGCTACTTCAGCAACAGTCTACGCACTTCGATTCGAAATCGTATTCTATATTTAAGGAATCTCGGTCTCGGATAACGAGACGCGTGATTTTTCTCAGATACGAGGGAAGCGACGGTGGTTCTATCGTATGCGGTATCTCTTTCGCGGAATCCTCTTTCGATGAAACAACGTAGTTAGGATTTTTCGCGCGGCAGGCGACGCGgcagagaaaaagaaacataaacCTCGAGCCGGGAAGTCTGTAACTCGCGGATCTTTGATGCTATAACAAGAACTTTCCCTCCGTCGTTCTTCGAGGAACCTTTCAACGTGTATATACAGCTTTCTACAAATTTAACATCTAGAAAAGCCGCCGGATTTCGTGATTTCCCGTCGACGTAGGAAGTTAATAATCGAGCAGTTTGATATCCCGAAATAAACGTCCCGTTTTCGCGCTTTTAACCAGCTTTCAACGTAGGCATAGAACAGTAGGCCTGATAAAGCGATCCTGTCCCATCGTTTCGTACGCGTCGAGCCACGTCGCGAACAGAAATAGCCACAATCGACCTCCAGCAAACGTGTCCGCCTCCGACACGTTGGAACAGCGAGTACGCTCGCTTTATAACAGATGTACCTGTACAATTGCGTGTCGCTATCGGTGGACGGGCTCTGTGTACGTACAACGTAAACTACTCTCCTCGTGCTCGTTTTAATACACGCGTCGTatcgtttctctttcgtctttCAAACGCGACGATTTTAGAACGAgtacttttaatttaacaGCCTGATCAACCTGTTTCCCGGTGGGCATCGCTTTAAATAATCAAGCTTCCTACAAACATAGTTTCCGGTTAGCCCTTGATTAACGGTTCGGCAAGTTTAGAAGCAATCAGGCTTTCATTAGTCTTCGGCTAACACCTCTCAAGGCAATATCGGCCTTCCAGCGATCAGTTGATGAATAATTACCTCCAAAGAGACCGATACAAttgtaatgaaattataaaaactaattaaaGAGGATTAATTTCTCAACTAATATTTTGCAACAccgtcaaagggttaaagttcTCCGTCCGTTTCCCTGTTCGCGTGTCAATTACCATGTAACGatgtaaataaaaatcgatGGGTCAGCGAAGGGTGAGAATTACGTGTACATAAACGAACGTCACCCTTTGCTTTCGATAAAAGGATTACAACGTTACATCTTTCCACGGTTTTGTTCCGATGTAACGTGTTGCGCGTACAAACGGAAACGCATAATCTGTATCATCATAGTTAATTGAATTTAGAAGTACACGGTTCGCTATTTGCATAGCCGCCACTTTGCAAGCTTAGTTACCGCGTACTCGGTTTCAACAAACGAACGAATGTGTACAGTTCCCGTTCTGTTTGGCTACGTAACTCTAATCTATTTTCGACATTGCTGTATCCTATTAACCGTTTGATAGGGATTACACCCTGttcgatattaaaaatttatcgcTTCTGTTgcgagaagaaaagaagaaaagaatctTCAGAACTTCGCCGTTGTAATCGTCGATAAATCCAGGATAACGAAAAAGAGAGAAGGTTTCTTCGAAGAAACGAGCACAGGTTAAAATACCgtgtacacgaagaagaaggggGTTTGGCGAAGACACCGTCGACAAGGGGTGTACAGGTTTTGCAGCGATGTATGTGGGGCGTGTGTACGAGGAGGGAAAGATAGAAGGATTCGCCCCAGTTGAAGCATTGTACCGTGGTTACCAGAGATAAggcatgaaattaaattcGACGGAATGTGGGTCGCCGTGTCGTCCTACGGCGACGTCCACGTCGACGCCTGGCGTCGCGAACGTGCATCGACGTCTACCAACCTCTCTACGACGTTTTTCACGCCTACGTCGATCAATTCCCCATTCAATCTCTCTTGTTCAATCGTCAAAGAatctttcaatattttattgagAATCATTGTATAAATGCAAAACTGCTTTGGCTAATGATTTTCGAATCTTTCTTCGCCACGATGACAACCGGGTATCGTTGTATAGAAGCTTCCGATACGATCGAATCAAGGCATCTGTTGGCACGCGAAGGAATCGCATTCCCTCGGGTGTAGGCCAGTTTAATTGGAATTGATGCAGCCCGCTCGTGGTATAATCGACGACGACGTTAACGCGCGTAACTAATTAACGCGTCGGGGATAAGCCGAGTGAATCGCATCTAAGCAATAGCTCCCTAGGGGCACGAGTATGCTGATACGGGGGAGACGTAAGACTTCTCTCTTCTCGACGCATCGTTGAACATTTTCGATCCTTTGAACCCGACACGAGATCAGCTATCTAAGATGAACCCTTGATATTTCACCGAAGCAATCGAAATTCGAAGCGACTCTCCGTTCGTTCGGGATTACGCGACGGAAACATTCCTTCTTTCTCGAGATGGTCGAAGAAGGGTAGTCGGCGTCGGGGATGAAAGAAGCTCGTGGACAAAGACGGATCGGTGGCGGAAGTAAAAACGGCGAAGATAACGAGCGACAGCACGCGGGAAATGAGAAGGGCAGCGTGAAAAACTAGCTACAAAATGAGCCGTAGATGCGACGATAAGACGATACAGTGATGAGAACAAAAGAGGAGAAAATCGGATGGAACGGCGACAAAAGGGTGCttttggaaaaagaaaaatcgaatcatcgaatttttttctcttaacCCTCTATCGCATTCCGTTTCCAATTTTATAATCACGCTCATTTTTAAGTAAATTAACAgccatatatatttttctcaaCTCGTCATAAAAATTCATGCAATAGAGGGTTAATTTACAAAACTTGTTTCATTTGGAAATGAACGGAGAGAGAGAGCAACAGCTGTGAACGTTACAAAGgatattgaaagaaaaaggcgGAAGGTGAGGGAGAGCGAAAAGGGATATATCGAGGTTAGAATGTGGTGGTGGTATAATCGGGAACGCGGCGGTAACACCGCGTAACGAGTTAGCACAACGAAGCGAAGCGAGGCGAAGCCAAGCCAGGGGTCTTGGTGGCCCTGGCAGCTCGCAATCGATAGCCCGAGCAGCTAGAGGCGTGGGAGTCTGCAGCCTCCTGGGGCTGAGAGAGGGACACAAAGAGACGTTGGACCGAATTTCCGATGCAACACGAACTTGCTAAGAAGAGGCAACGTctgcttaaaaaaaaaaaaaagaaagaaacttcGTCTAACTGAAAGCAAGGAGACGTTAGAAAGGATTCGATTGAAGGAGGAAGAATTTCTGCAAAAGGATCGTCAATTAGGGGCGTCTGCCGTTCAATAGCGAATAATCAAACGATGTTAACTGAAAGCGTGTATCAAATAATTCGGTCTggctttattttataataggaaattatattttttgggTATTAAAATAGAAGTCTTATTTTATACGACTGTTCTTATTCGAGCTTGACTAGTCTCGCGTCAACTGGAAAAAAAAGCGAGCTCGACGAGGCTCACGTGCGCGAGAAAAGTTCAAGTGTCTCGAATTAAATGCGTCTGCTCGCGTGAGATAACGAGCTCGTAACAGACTGCTTGTCAACCGAATCCTCCCAGTTAGACGAACAACAGCAACGTTTACCTTGTAACTTCGAGCCAGATAATCTTGAAATTTCTCAAATCTTACCTTCCTAAATCCTCGAGGCGTGTGTATTTAGTATATATCTACCTACGAGAATCGCGtttcaaaatgtttttattccATAGGAATAACCCGTGTGCTTTTCGCGACAGACCTGGGAGAAAAGATCGAACGTTGTCACAATATTGACGATACTTTCGAGCACGGATTATGGGATAATCCCCCGTGCGGTAAGAATAGACCGGTCGACGTCGCTGTGTTCCCTTAGAAATCAGGAATCGGGACACGTTTCCGCGTTCCCGAATTAAACTGAACGGAAATAACGTGTTCCATTTAAAACCGTCGAGCAGACCTTGAAATGTTAGAAAAGGGGTAGAATAGACAGGCAGGGCGAGTGCCGTGCAATCGTAAGTAGTCGGGCAAGTAGTATAGAGCCACTGATAGTCGGACAAACGAGATATTTTTGTACGTAAGTAGTATATGTCAATATACGGTCAGACAAATAGCAGAAAACCATGCGTGATCAGGCAAATAGAATACCTTCTTGTGTGCCGAGAGGAACTGGTTAGTAGACAAGTAGAATGGGGTCAATTGTGGTTAAACAAGTAGAATAGTGCCACGTGTGGTCAGCCAAGTAGAATGAGGCCGTGTGTGGTCAAACGGTCGGTAGAACTTATCCAAGACTGGTTGTTCCACTGAATCACTATCGTCAGCTATAATCACTAGTTCGACTTGTTTATTGTTAACGCgtgaaaggaaagaaaatcgTTTCGAAGGGGTTTCGAATGAGATTTTACCAAGCTTCTTCCTGGTCCGTTAGCTGACTTTCTCGCCTTCCTCTTTTCCGGCGATGCACGAAACAGTCTAACGGGTAATGGAATTTTATCGTGGCAACTGTGGTTTCCGGGACCGTGTGCGACGGAAATGAAGCTTTTTCCCATTTATTTACTTCTACGGTAATGGACAAGAACGGTTTGATATATAACTCGTCACTTATCACCTCGCGTTTCTATTAATCACGCGTGCGTTCTTAGACCGTTGGTGACTTTGGTCACGTCGCGAACGGGGTTGCAGAGAACGGATGATGGTGAAAATATGTATGGAAGATGGGGAAGAGCAGCTATCGGCAAGGCGGTCGCTAAAGTTGCCGACTTTATAGCCGGCTAAAATCGAGAGGGAACATTCAATTAGGGCTTATCGGTTCTCGAGCGGAGTTTTTATCGCGTTTGATCGCCCTTTATTCGCGTATACGCTCGACCCTGGCCTGGCCCGCGGCTTTTCCACCCTTATCTCGACGCTCGTGCCTCATTTGCGAACGAGAAGCTCTTCCAGCGACGCTCCGAGGATAAAAAGGCTGCTTCTTCCTTATCTTACCAACACCACCACCCCACCCCCTCTCTACGTTATGCCTATAAATACATGGCCGTTTATCCAACTAACACCCGCGATTTATTTACTCCGCTCGCAGATAATTGAATTACCCTACGATTACGATCGCCGACCAGCGCCATTCTACTTCTCGCGAAGCGCTATTAATCGCACCCCGGATCTTTCCTGttgcttttctttttgtcGCTCGACGCGATCTTTGTTTTAGGAGAGGAACAatgtacactcgcgatcagaTCAGGCTTCCCCTAGAAAAAAGGCGAGGAACGATAGTAACGTTTGATCGTAAATAGCGGAGAAGCATTTCGAGTAACGATCAAAGAGCGAAGAAGGAAAATAGCTCGATTAAGAGGGACGTAAATTAAGCGGGGCTTAAGGAGGGCAGTGGAGAGGAAAGTTTCGGTAGCAGACGAGAGTCGCGTGAAACGATTGGATTTCCTACGGAGTCTCGCGATATAAAGCCCCCGTTAACTTCTTCTTAACGCCGTCGTCGTTTCTACCTTGAAGGTTCTCGGATAACTTTCCATCGCAACGACGCTTTTCACGGGGAACGCGTTCGAACGGAAAGAATGGTAGAAACTCGATAACGCCgggagaaaatattttcaaacagCACcgttccttttctctctttcttacTCAGCCATAACTTTTCTCATTTCCTTTGCCTTCCAGCGAATCGAACTTGCCAGCTCGTGGAAAATACTTCGAAATAATGCCCCCTGATCGCCTAATTGCTCGTCCCTTTCGGTGAACTTTCGAAATTTTCTCCTGCTCTCCTAGTATAACCAAGTTTGTACACCGAACACCAAGAATCTTGTTCCATTTGTTTTCAATTAATCCGAATTGCTCGGAAATTCGTATTCGATTATTTACGAGCGCCGTTTTTACATCGcgaataaattatttcgaaCAATTACCGATCGATTTAAATGGAAGCATCGAGATAATAACAATGAgagatatgaaatattatcgataatataattagtaataattgATGTTTGAATCTCTTCCCGGGGTGATTTTCAAACGCCCAAAAATTTGTGAAACGTATTcaaattcgaaacgttaatGTATTACACAACTGATAATACAAAAGTCCGTTATTCTCGATCGAAAAGtcataaaattaaacagaaGAATAATAATCTTTCCTTGCTTAATTGTTGCGCAGCCGTTCTATTGCGGGCGAATTCTTGAAGAATGTCGGCGAGTCACGGACGAGATGGAGCGTGAAGAAACGAGCTCGTCTGGACAAACGAGCTGCGCATCTACGAGATACAGAAAAATCCTGATGAAAAACAGCGAGTGGAAAGAAGCGACAAGGCGGTGCCGATATTACGCTGGTAAAAAGGGCGAGGAAACCGGCGTGGAAAGCTTTCAATTTAACCGGCGAATTAAAGTGTCGACGGAAACGAAGAATTAAAGCGCGTGGACGCAAGAAACTGTGAAAAAGGTGGCGCAGCTATTTTTCCCGACTGATTTTTCGAAACTCGACTGTTCGCTGGTAGTTTCAAAAAAAGCCTCGctgcaaaaaaagaaaaggatcaACAGCTACGAACAATACCGTAATGAAGAGTCGCGCTTCGCTTTTCGCGATATCCTCTGAAAGCCGTAAGAGGATCTCGTTCGGCTGAGAAAAATATCCGGCCAGAAATTGAATATTCCCCTCTACGTTTTAGTCTCGTTAACAACGAACGCAACTGGCGAGTAATTAACGAGCAGGCTGCGAACGAAAGGTAAACACCGAGGCCAATAAACTTCGCTCTTCCGTGTTTTGTGGGCGGATGCGTTTTACCGACAAGCGTCATTTTCAATTGTTCCTCGATCAGCGTTGATTATTCATTCGGATTTACGAATCCAGAGAATTTTGAAACACTGAGTGGGCACCCAGGAATCATAGTTCACCCAATAGCTCGTTACTTTCGATCAACAATCGCGATTCCCGCGATAACGaagaaagttttataaaattacgGTTCTTCGGAGGAAACTTAAATTCTTCGCAAGTAGAAAAAGATCTATCGAAGAGGAAGGGGGTGGTTGATCGATATACAGCAGTCGAGGCGTGGAACGAAGGAAAATGAAACACACGGTTCATAGTGTTGTTGAAAACGGGGTCTGCGGTAACTTTCCAGCCGGAGGAATTTCACGAGCTCGAGTACATAAACGCCGCTAATAAAGGTCTCAAAGGACCAAGAAACGGAAAGGATACCGACCTAACCTTAATCCCTCTTCTTCCGGTTggacgaaagagaaagaggaagaaaaaaaagggaagcCCATTTACCAAGCGACCCTTAGGATTACAAGCTCTCGAAAACATCCGGCTAGGGTTGTTATTTAGCTGCTacgaaggagaagaaaaagaaaaaaaagaaaggggtaAAGAAGTACCAATTGGCTCGGCTCGTACGGTGGATTATTCGAAACCGAATCCGTGGTTCTAAATCTTCGAACGCTAATGGAGTTACTTAAATAAATAAGACTATACCGTGCTATCGGAGAACTAATCTCACGGTCGAACAGAGTTTTCCACTTGACGCCTGGCAGACCTGTTTGCTTTCTACTTTGCCGAATGATCGAGAAGTCTTGAAGGATTTAACGATTTACCAGGCTGGACTGAAAAGGATTCGAAAGCGTCGAAAGTCTCTCGAGAGACGTTCCACTTTCCCGAAGGGTTTCAACGCGACAGGAACACGCGACATCGGTCGGATCGGTTGGATCcttctgaaatttttaatatccaGCGATAAAATAGTGGTGAATAATATA
It encodes the following:
- the LOC114879926 gene encoding potassium channel subfamily K member 18-like isoform X2, with amino-acid sequence MQGTGDYYQRAPRCCPGRNANTNTDTLRISASVRGAELLCCCCSCSTATSTKTPGLLASLGVCVLVLGYTLLGAFAFMALEGGLKSDSTNDLLVPGSKSEGSYVVPSLDDDTAAMELRARTVERLWSITEDLNVLYKENWTRLAAREVFEFQENLARGLRRTSSQYEPVGTSSRSRDHSMDRRPHRRWTFSGSLLYSLTLITTIGYGSVAPRTVWGRLITIVYALAGIPLMLVYLSTVGDVLSRSFRRLYGRLCRPRNCTRKQQPPPPPPPVGGIMSKTYRYDNHVDSKSANYYSASRESSCDDLGTRGTSSAILLDCGSEGLLHATTSSTAALQDVTSGNGKRHFHPCSLSLSTSSSPGYVVETNAVRIPISLCLVIMLIYICGGAVMFNRLEGWSLLEGGYFCFTSLGTIGFGDLMPVGRNAASTTLEELSLCACSLYILAGMGLIAMCFNLVQEEVVRVVRVFGRTCGMSSGVVVGPIGGTGASPGLKGELDDGGGTSDSRLSEQEEEAIAMSMVPAS
- the LOC114879926 gene encoding potassium channel subfamily K member 18-like isoform X1 encodes the protein MQGTGDYYQRAPRCCPGRNANTNTDTLRISASVRGAELLCCCCSCSTATSTKTPGLLASLGVCVLVLGYTLLGAFAFMALEGGLKSDSTNDLLVPGSKSEGSYVVPSLDDDTAAMELRARTVERLWSITEDLNVLYKENWTRLAAREVFEFQENLARGLRRTSSQYEPVGTSSRSRDHSMDRRPHRRWTFSGSLLYSLTLITTIGYGSVAPRTVWGRLITIVYALAGIPLMLVYLSTVGDVLSRSFRRLYGRLCRPRNCTRKQQPPPPPPPVGGIMSKTYRYDNHVDSKSANYYSASRESSCDDLGTRGTSSAILLDCGSEGLLHATTSSTAALQDVTSGNGKRHFHPCSLSLSTSSSPGYVVETNAVRIPISLCLVIMLIYICGGAVMFNRLEGWSLLEGGYFCFTSLGTIGFGDLMPVGRNAASTTLEELSLCACSLYILAGMGLIAMCFNLVQEEVVRVVRVFGRTCGMSSGVVVGPIGGTAGASPGLKGELDDGGGTSDSRLSEQEEEAIAMSMVPAS